In Picosynechococcus sp. PCC 7002, the following are encoded in one genomic region:
- the psb32 gene encoding photosystem II repair protein Psb32 yields the protein MISQPKSLQWWQKLGVWLATVLFTFGSFVSAAQATGVYDVPYATGDQPIWIVDQAEAISRANEGRLNRELSELADTTGKGLHFVAIRRLDYGQTMEEFTDKVFAKWFPTPEAGADEIVVAMDVLTNNVAIALGNNIQELIPPETAESITGETIGYPLRSSSYNQAFLDAEARIGTILNGEADPGPPDIAEINIESTFTKAEDTKTTSSTIWVVVLLLLATIIPMATYWWYVR from the coding sequence ATGATATCTCAACCCAAAAGCTTGCAATGGTGGCAAAAACTGGGGGTGTGGCTCGCAACGGTATTGTTTACCTTTGGGAGTTTTGTTTCGGCAGCCCAGGCCACTGGTGTTTATGATGTGCCCTACGCCACGGGGGATCAACCGATCTGGATTGTGGATCAAGCAGAAGCAATTAGTCGTGCCAACGAAGGACGTTTAAATCGAGAGCTCAGCGAGTTAGCGGACACAACGGGCAAGGGTCTGCATTTTGTCGCGATTCGTCGCCTTGATTATGGTCAAACCATGGAAGAATTTACCGACAAGGTCTTTGCCAAGTGGTTTCCGACACCGGAGGCAGGGGCCGATGAAATCGTGGTGGCGATGGATGTGCTGACGAATAATGTGGCGATCGCCTTGGGAAATAATATCCAGGAGTTGATTCCACCGGAGACAGCCGAGAGTATTACCGGAGAAACGATCGGTTACCCCCTGCGCAGCAGTTCCTATAACCAAGCCTTCCTGGATGCTGAGGCCCGCATTGGCACCATTTTGAACGGGGAAGCAGATCCTGGCCCCCCAGACATTGCCGAAATTAACATCGAAAGCACTTTCACCAAGGCCGAAGACACAAAAACAACCAGTTCAACCATTTGGGTTGTGGTGTTGCTTCTCTTGGCGACAATCATTCCCATGGCTACTTACTGGTGGTACGTGCGCTAG
- a CDS encoding serine/threonine protein kinase encodes MVLTGSLLPLPPEILGYPQATTPEIERRRSHLKQWGIEAMVAVGPKNLGTLPILGLGYVGVVVMVLWRGQPRALKIRRLDSNHDSLLPEIDCLAKANQIGIGPRLLKGSADFCLMEFVAGRSLLAWLQAHQGQVHQTLRRTVMQNILSQAFALDQVGLDRGDMGRLTQDVIVNAQCQPVLLDFSGASLNRRPQNLTSALQGLLWGSALADYFAPDFPANQRQRLMPHLRLYKQKPHSEQFQAIMATLCCKQR; translated from the coding sequence ATGGTCTTGACTGGTTCTTTGCTGCCACTGCCCCCGGAGATTTTGGGTTATCCCCAGGCGACAACACCGGAGATCGAGCGGCGGCGATCGCATTTGAAACAGTGGGGCATTGAGGCGATGGTTGCAGTGGGGCCAAAAAACCTCGGTACTTTACCGATTCTGGGGTTGGGTTACGTGGGGGTTGTGGTCATGGTGCTTTGGCGGGGGCAGCCCCGTGCCCTGAAAATTCGCCGTTTGGATAGTAACCACGACAGCCTATTGCCGGAAATTGACTGTTTAGCAAAGGCCAATCAGATCGGCATTGGCCCCCGTTTGCTCAAAGGATCAGCAGATTTTTGTTTAATGGAATTTGTGGCAGGGCGATCGCTCCTGGCTTGGTTGCAGGCCCATCAAGGTCAAGTACATCAAACCTTGAGGCGGACGGTGATGCAAAATATCCTCTCCCAAGCCTTTGCCCTCGATCAGGTGGGGTTAGATCGCGGGGACATGGGGCGTTTGACCCAGGATGTGATTGTTAACGCTCAATGCCAGCCCGTGCTCTTAGATTTTAGTGGTGCTAGCCTGAACCGCCGCCCCCAAAACCTAACCAGTGCGCTCCAGGGACTGCTGTGGGGGAGTGCTTTAGCAGACTATTTTGCCCCGGATTTTCCGGCGAATCAGCGACAAAGATTAATGCCGCACCTGAGACTTTACAAACAAAAACCCCATTCTGAACAGTTTCAAGCGATTATGGCGACCCTATGCTGCAAACAACGGTAA
- a CDS encoding photosystem I reaction center subunit XI, producing the protein MDIIQHGGDPQVGNLATPINASAFSKAFINNLPGYRQGLSAQRRGLEVGMAHGYFLYGPFALLGPLRNADFAGVAGLLGTVGLISLLTLALSLYGSVGVSTPTATLTTPNPPENLGTKEGWSEFAAGFLIGGCGGALVAYGLCIALPMMYTI; encoded by the coding sequence ATGGACATTATTCAACATGGTGGAGATCCTCAAGTAGGAAACCTCGCGACTCCGATTAATGCTTCTGCATTTAGTAAAGCTTTCATTAATAATCTACCGGGTTATCGTCAAGGACTTTCGGCACAGCGCCGTGGTCTAGAAGTTGGCATGGCCCATGGTTATTTCCTCTATGGCCCCTTTGCTCTCCTCGGCCCGCTGCGGAATGCAGACTTTGCTGGAGTTGCTGGCCTATTAGGAACCGTTGGCTTGATTTCCCTGTTGACCCTTGCCCTTTCCCTCTACGGAAGTGTCGGCGTCAGCACACCCACCGCAACCCTAACCACGCCCAATCCTCCTGAAAATCTAGGAACCAAAGAAGGCTGGAGCGAGTTTGCGGCTGGCTTCTTGATTGGCGGCTGTGGTGGTGCCCTGGTTGCCTATGGTCTCTGTATTGCCTTACCGATGATGTACACCATCTAG
- a CDS encoding carbon dioxide-concentrating mechanism protein CcmK, whose product MPAQAAVGSLETKGFPGVLAAADAMVKAGRVTLVGYIRVGSARFNINIRGDVSEVKTAMAAGIEAVEKAHGGVLESWVIIPRPHPNVCAVLPIDYSEDVEPYRAAVEGTRV is encoded by the coding sequence ATGCCCGCTCAAGCTGCGGTTGGATCACTTGAAACAAAAGGCTTTCCCGGAGTACTTGCCGCTGCCGATGCGATGGTTAAAGCCGGTCGTGTAACCCTGGTGGGTTACATTCGGGTTGGTAGTGCCCGCTTCAATATCAACATTCGTGGCGACGTTTCGGAAGTCAAAACGGCAATGGCTGCGGGTATTGAAGCCGTTGAGAAAGCCCATGGTGGCGTTTTAGAATCCTGGGTGATTATTCCCCGTCCCCATCCCAACGTCTGTGCGGTACTGCCCATCGACTACAGCGAAGATGTAGAACCCTACCGGGCCGCCGTAGAAGGAACCCGCGTTTAA
- the sixA gene encoding phosphohistidine phosphatase SixA, giving the protein MELYFFRHGIAADRADYAEDGDRPLTTKGETRTKLVAQRLQQLGLHFEGILTSPLLRARQTAEILAAAELGPHPQVFQGLAPRGSLGAFLAWLERWEAAPDAKLVLVGHQPDLGEWAEAIAFGQTGHHLNLKKAGIIGLRSGAARIQAHTDNELFLLTSPKWLLP; this is encoded by the coding sequence ATGGAATTATATTTTTTTCGCCATGGCATCGCCGCTGACCGGGCTGACTATGCAGAGGATGGCGATCGCCCTTTGACGACCAAAGGCGAAACCCGAACAAAACTTGTGGCCCAACGATTACAGCAGCTTGGTCTCCACTTTGAGGGGATTTTAACCAGTCCTTTATTACGGGCCAGACAAACCGCAGAAATTTTGGCCGCCGCAGAACTAGGCCCCCATCCCCAGGTTTTCCAAGGTTTAGCACCGAGGGGTTCCCTAGGGGCATTTTTAGCCTGGCTAGAACGTTGGGAAGCGGCTCCGGATGCAAAATTAGTCCTTGTGGGCCATCAACCAGACTTGGGCGAATGGGCTGAGGCGATCGCCTTTGGTCAGACAGGCCACCACCTCAACCTCAAAAAAGCAGGCATCATTGGCCTTCGTTCCGGTGCCGCCCGGATCCAAGCCCACACCGATAATGAGCTATTTTTGTTGACCTCGCCAAAATGGCTACTGCCATAA
- a CDS encoding CARDB domain-containing protein has product MKFNLFNPYLLAASAIISACFILPKPTQAASWLECNGDSGKKLRWSGNSTTARINTISFPPGSLLQSVERGINATNTNPSPFVINTTTETGGVGSGNGQNEIYANSISPPGVAQMRYHCYWLFGWHYGLDEVDIVLDSSGRSWTTSQSKSSNTVYTGSRLPIDAVINHEAGHYLGLMHVNWEYNVMGDSWRHHHTNGSTARTYFGEDASHGSRVLYGSQNSTFNDVSASHWRRTGASGEYSSHGRVRIRNAANTATLSGITIAGEPGYRVNRGSTVRPEFTIENNGKQTHNNVSYGIYISSNDYISYSDTRIGGGLFGSIHPADVYTTTIPVTIPNNLNPGQNYWLGIIVDENNTISEVSGSNNRAYIPIRVD; this is encoded by the coding sequence ATGAAGTTCAACTTGTTTAATCCCTATCTACTTGCGGCCTCAGCCATTATCTCTGCTTGTTTTATCCTGCCAAAACCCACCCAGGCAGCTTCCTGGCTAGAGTGTAATGGTGATAGCGGTAAGAAATTACGGTGGAGTGGCAATTCGACAACAGCCCGTATCAATACCATTAGTTTTCCGCCCGGTAGTTTACTGCAATCGGTGGAGCGGGGCATTAACGCGACCAATACCAACCCCTCTCCCTTTGTGATCAACACAACGACGGAAACAGGGGGGGTTGGTAGCGGCAATGGCCAAAATGAGATTTACGCAAATAGTATTTCACCGCCTGGGGTTGCCCAGATGCGGTACCACTGCTACTGGTTATTTGGTTGGCACTATGGTTTAGATGAAGTGGATATTGTCCTTGATTCATCGGGCCGTTCTTGGACGACTTCCCAGAGTAAGAGCTCTAATACGGTCTATACAGGGTCTCGTTTACCGATCGACGCAGTGATTAACCACGAAGCTGGGCATTACCTTGGCTTGATGCACGTCAACTGGGAATACAACGTAATGGGGGACTCTTGGCGACATCACCATACCAATGGTTCTACGGCACGCACTTATTTTGGGGAAGATGCTTCCCATGGTTCCCGTGTACTTTATGGCAGTCAAAATTCTACATTTAATGATGTTTCTGCGTCCCACTGGCGCAGAACGGGTGCGAGTGGTGAGTATTCAAGTCATGGGAGGGTACGGATTCGCAATGCGGCGAATACAGCTACCTTAAGTGGGATTACGATTGCGGGGGAGCCGGGCTATCGCGTCAACCGTGGCAGTACAGTTCGTCCTGAATTTACGATTGAGAATAATGGTAAGCAGACCCATAATAATGTTTCCTATGGGATCTACATTTCAAGCAATGACTATATCAGTTATAGTGATACCCGCATTGGCGGTGGGTTATTTGGGTCGATCCATCCGGCGGACGTTTATACGACGACAATTCCAGTTACGATTCCGAATAATCTGAATCCTGGTCAAAATTACTGGCTTGGGATCATTGTGGATGAGAACAACACCATCTCTGAGGTCAGTGGTTCTAATAACCGAGCTTACATTCCAATTCGCGTGGACTAA
- a CDS encoding photosystem I reaction center subunit VIII, protein MNGAYAASFLPVILVPLAGVVFPALAMGLLFNYIESDA, encoded by the coding sequence ATGAACGGCGCCTACGCAGCTTCTTTTCTGCCTGTAATCCTTGTCCCCTTGGCGGGTGTTGTTTTCCCGGCTTTAGCGATGGGACTTCTGTTTAACTACATCGAATCTGACGCTTAA
- a CDS encoding carbon dioxide-concentrating mechanism protein CcmK yields MQEAVGVIETLGFPAVLAAADAMVKAGRVTIVFFDKAERGNFIVVIRGRTSEVRPAMEAGLRAAEETVGGQVMSHYTVPNPPDNVVGILPLEYTQASLKFRS; encoded by the coding sequence ATGCAAGAAGCCGTGGGAGTTATTGAAACCCTAGGTTTTCCCGCCGTCCTTGCCGCCGCTGATGCCATGGTCAAAGCGGGCCGTGTCACCATTGTGTTTTTTGACAAAGCCGAACGAGGTAATTTTATCGTTGTCATTCGGGGTCGTACCTCAGAAGTGCGCCCTGCCATGGAAGCCGGTCTACGGGCCGCCGAGGAAACTGTCGGTGGTCAAGTGATGAGCCATTACACCGTGCCCAATCCCCCCGATAATGTCGTCGGGATTTTACCCCTGGAATATACCCAGGCCTCCCTCAAATTTCGCTCCTAG
- the proA gene encoding glutamate-5-semialdehyde dehydrogenase, with translation MATQLIDLAQQTRAAAQKLGTLSLAQRNDALAKVAQALAANQAKIVAANQADCEAAQRDGIAPALYARLKLGESKLQGAIAGIHDVINLPDPVGHLQLHRELDQDLVLKRVTCPLGVLGIIFEARPEALIQITSLAIKSGNGVILKGGKEAIQSCTVLTEIIQTALQDTAVSPQAVTLLTTREEIKTLLSLDQYVDLIIPRGSNAFVQYVQQNTTIPVLGHADGVCHLYVDVAADLSKTIPIVVDAKTQYPAACNAVETLLIHEKIAPEFLPQIAAALTAKQVTLRGDAATQKIMPVQPATAEDWRTEYSDLVLAIKIVPDVEAAIAHINTYGSKHTDGIITEDAATAQIFLNEVKAAGVYHNCSTRFADGFRYGFGAEVGISTQTLPPRGPVGLEGLVTYKYHLVGNGQIAATYSGPDAKPFTHRDL, from the coding sequence ATGGCAACTCAGCTAATTGACTTGGCGCAACAAACGCGGGCAGCAGCCCAAAAACTAGGCACCTTAAGCCTGGCCCAGCGCAATGATGCTTTGGCAAAAGTGGCCCAGGCCCTCGCGGCCAATCAGGCGAAAATCGTCGCGGCAAACCAGGCAGACTGTGAAGCGGCCCAGCGAGATGGGATTGCGCCAGCCCTCTATGCCCGTCTGAAATTGGGAGAGAGCAAATTACAAGGGGCGATCGCCGGTATCCATGACGTGATTAATCTCCCCGATCCCGTCGGCCATCTCCAGCTACACCGAGAATTAGATCAAGATTTAGTGCTGAAGCGGGTCACTTGTCCCCTGGGGGTTTTAGGGATTATTTTTGAAGCTCGCCCGGAAGCTCTGATCCAAATCACCAGCCTCGCAATTAAATCGGGTAATGGTGTGATTCTCAAAGGGGGCAAAGAAGCGATCCAATCCTGCACTGTGTTGACAGAAATTATCCAAACCGCCCTCCAGGACACGGCTGTTTCCCCCCAGGCTGTCACCCTCCTGACCACCCGCGAAGAAATTAAAACCCTCCTGTCCCTCGATCAGTATGTGGATTTGATCATCCCGCGCGGTTCCAATGCCTTTGTGCAATATGTGCAGCAAAATACGACTATCCCCGTGCTGGGCCACGCCGATGGCGTTTGTCACCTATATGTTGATGTGGCGGCAGATTTAAGCAAAACCATTCCGATTGTCGTCGATGCGAAAACCCAGTATCCGGCGGCTTGTAATGCGGTGGAAACGCTGTTAATTCACGAAAAAATTGCCCCAGAATTTTTACCCCAGATTGCCGCAGCTTTAACGGCGAAACAGGTCACTTTACGCGGCGATGCGGCAACCCAAAAGATTATGCCTGTCCAGCCTGCGACGGCAGAAGATTGGCGCACAGAATATAGCGATTTAGTCCTGGCAATTAAAATTGTGCCCGATGTCGAAGCGGCGATCGCCCACATCAATACCTACGGCTCCAAGCACACCGACGGGATTATCACAGAAGATGCGGCCACGGCCCAGATTTTCCTCAATGAAGTGAAAGCAGCGGGCGTTTACCATAATTGCTCGACCCGGTTTGCCGATGGTTTCCGCTACGGCTTTGGTGCAGAAGTAGGCATCAGCACCCAAACTCTGCCACCCCGTGGCCCCGTGGGTTTAGAAGGACTTGTGACCTACAAATATCATCTCGTTGGCAATGGTCAAATCGCCGCGACCTATAGTGGCCCCGATGCCAAGCCTTTTACCCACCGAGATCTCTAG
- a CDS encoding serine hydrolase domain-containing protein, whose amino-acid sequence MTFPIIAKALPDQKINQYLAEHYTQYQTRENFSGIQLSVKVNEAPTQTYVIGRESHDPNSAPITAESLFHIGSITKSFTAALLLQNDRNQALDLNADFTQYLPEYSHWSGIITTQLLNMTSGLPNYTDSPTVNYLLSQDLEQFWEKRSLIDFVYPQHSSAKPPLRSGYDYNNTGYLLSALLLETVTEKSFANLITEQLLQPYELENTFYPVPNPSAAVQQRLVEGYNFNPYTNPELVGKDVSRNNLSWAGAAGALVSNTEDIIHWVRTLFIEDNLLSAEEKEEMQQIVSLQTGEAIAQTTATDPYGFGLGIIQGYDERWGNYWFYQGETLGYRSFYVYFPCNQVIISALFNSSVDAQNNHARSLIQQVYGTLLEDDPALICQT is encoded by the coding sequence ATGACCTTTCCAATCATTGCTAAAGCGCTACCAGATCAAAAAATTAATCAATATTTAGCAGAACACTACACCCAATACCAAACACGAGAAAATTTTTCTGGGATTCAATTATCCGTTAAAGTTAACGAAGCCCCAACCCAAACCTACGTCATCGGTCGGGAAAGTCATGACCCCAACAGTGCGCCCATTACAGCCGAAAGCCTCTTTCACATCGGCAGCATTACGAAATCTTTTACGGCGGCTTTACTGCTTCAAAATGACCGTAACCAAGCCCTTGATCTAAATGCTGACTTTACCCAATATTTACCCGAATATTCCCACTGGTCTGGCATTATAACCACGCAGCTTTTGAATATGACATCTGGCTTGCCAAATTATACAGATAGTCCCACTGTTAATTATTTGTTGTCGCAAGACCTAGAGCAATTTTGGGAAAAACGCAGTTTGATTGACTTTGTTTATCCGCAACATTCTTCTGCTAAACCGCCCCTCAGAAGCGGGTATGACTACAACAACACAGGATATTTATTAAGTGCCCTACTTTTGGAAACAGTTACCGAAAAATCCTTTGCCAATCTGATTACAGAGCAGCTTTTGCAACCCTACGAATTGGAAAACACATTTTATCCTGTGCCTAATCCTAGTGCCGCTGTTCAGCAACGTCTCGTCGAAGGTTACAATTTCAATCCTTATACCAACCCAGAACTTGTGGGAAAAGATGTTAGCCGTAACAATCTGTCTTGGGCAGGGGCGGCGGGGGCCTTAGTTTCAAATACAGAAGACATTATCCACTGGGTACGAACATTATTCATTGAAGACAATTTGCTGTCCGCTGAAGAAAAAGAAGAAATGCAGCAAATCGTTTCTTTACAGACAGGAGAGGCGATCGCCCAAACAACAGCGACAGATCCCTATGGTTTTGGTTTGGGGATTATCCAGGGTTACGACGAACGTTGGGGCAATTATTGGTTTTATCAAGGCGAAACACTGGGCTATCGTTCATTTTATGTGTATTTCCCTTGTAATCAAGTGATTATTTCTGCTCTATTTAATAGCTCTGTAGATGCTCAGAATAACCACGCCCGCAGTTTAATCCAGCAGGTCTACGGTACTCTTTTAGAAGATGATCCTGCGTTGATATGTCAGACTTGA
- a CDS encoding TspO/MBR family protein, with translation MLGTGLLITLVAIALGVLLNRAIRADQRWFFQLRRPAWLTFEGIIPVVWTSIFICGIISATYVWHADPQGFRTWLLMAGYGLLELVILAYTPVMCKTRSLTVGTIIGAAGFVVGLLLAIAVFPVSKTSFWLLLPFLLWSPVGTYITWEMIWLNPGKS, from the coding sequence ATGCTGGGAACGGGATTATTGATCACCTTGGTGGCGATCGCCCTTGGGGTGTTGCTCAACCGAGCGATTCGCGCCGATCAACGCTGGTTTTTCCAATTGCGCCGCCCGGCCTGGCTCACCTTTGAAGGCATTATCCCAGTGGTGTGGACAAGTATTTTTATCTGTGGGATTATTTCCGCCACCTATGTTTGGCATGCAGACCCCCAGGGGTTTCGTACCTGGCTGTTGATGGCGGGCTATGGTCTGTTGGAGTTGGTAATCTTGGCCTATACCCCTGTGATGTGCAAAACCCGCAGCCTAACGGTGGGAACCATTATTGGGGCTGCGGGTTTCGTAGTGGGTTTATTGTTGGCGATCGCCGTTTTTCCCGTCTCGAAAACGAGTTTTTGGCTTCTGTTGCCTTTTTTGCTGTGGAGTCCAGTCGGCACCTACATCACCTGGGAAATGATTTGGCTTAATCCTGGCAAAAGTTAA
- a CDS encoding heavy metal translocating P-type ATPase translates to MTSRSLSPESRLAPQTTTTFDVQGMRCAGCVKAVERQLTQQSGVLSAVVNLITEVAVVTYEPEKIQPEAIANRLSQAGFPSEPRTTEVETFNQYQEKRAQSQREQYWRLGAAIVLLLASSLGHLHHLTGLKIPLLHLMGVHWAIATLALFIPGLPILRDGWTGLIKGHANMNTLVGLGTLSAYLTSCVAWLMPQLGWECFFDEPVMLLGFIFLGRTLEGNARLKAIAALESLLALQPQGARLMGREQKGETEEITIPVAQVQIGEWVRILPGEKIPVDGAIIRGETTVDESMLTGEALPQEKTVGASVKAGTLNQLGVIIVQATQTAQNTMLAQIIRTVEAAQTRKAPVQKMADTIAGYFAYGVMALAVLVFLFWELIGSQLWLDPGATNPEILSLKLAIAVLVVACPCALGLATPTALLVGTSLGAEQGILIKGGDILERLNQLTTVVFDKTGTLTQGKPQIVEWVSFAPWSQDSLLQWAASLEQRSTHPYGQAFVAIAQQQNQELFAPDQVETALGKGIVGQVNGQSVHIGNQAWLETAQITIPEACHHHLETWSATGKTTIFIAIDHQVAGLLAIADPIRPDAAALIENLRARNLEVILLSGDQAPVVKNLAQTLQLDHYQGALSPIEKAATLRTLQAQQKVVAMIGDGINDAPALATADIGISLQGSTDVALATADIILMGDRLMDFEQTLHLSQATVKVIYQNLIWAFGYNLIAIPLAAGILLPQFNFTLSPAVAAGLMAMSSVLVVTNSLTLKKSFQKTNQNPQ, encoded by the coding sequence ATGACTTCCCGTTCTCTTTCTCCCGAATCGCGCCTTGCGCCACAAACCACGACGACCTTTGATGTTCAGGGGATGCGTTGTGCGGGTTGTGTCAAGGCCGTAGAACGCCAGTTAACGCAGCAGTCTGGGGTGCTTTCGGCGGTGGTGAATCTGATTACGGAGGTGGCGGTGGTCACCTATGAACCAGAAAAAATTCAACCAGAGGCGATCGCCAACCGTTTATCCCAAGCGGGCTTTCCTAGCGAACCCCGAACCACAGAAGTCGAAACCTTTAACCAATACCAAGAAAAACGCGCCCAATCCCAGCGGGAACAATATTGGCGTTTGGGGGCGGCGATTGTCTTGCTCCTCGCGTCGAGCCTGGGCCATTTGCATCATCTGACGGGCCTGAAAATTCCTCTGCTTCATTTGATGGGTGTCCATTGGGCGATCGCCACCTTGGCCTTATTTATTCCGGGGTTGCCGATTTTGCGGGACGGCTGGACAGGGCTGATTAAAGGCCATGCCAATATGAATACTCTGGTGGGTCTCGGAACATTGAGCGCCTACCTGACAAGCTGTGTGGCTTGGCTGATGCCCCAGTTGGGTTGGGAATGTTTCTTTGATGAACCGGTGATGTTACTGGGTTTTATCTTCCTTGGCCGCACCCTCGAAGGTAATGCCAGACTCAAGGCGATCGCCGCCCTCGAATCCCTCCTCGCTCTGCAACCCCAGGGGGCGCGCCTGATGGGTCGAGAACAAAAGGGCGAAACCGAAGAAATTACAATTCCCGTGGCCCAGGTACAGATTGGCGAATGGGTGCGCATTTTACCCGGCGAAAAAATTCCCGTGGATGGAGCGATTATTCGCGGTGAAACCACTGTGGATGAATCGATGTTGACGGGGGAAGCGCTGCCCCAGGAAAAAACGGTCGGCGCATCGGTGAAGGCCGGCACCCTCAATCAACTGGGGGTGATCATTGTGCAAGCCACCCAAACGGCCCAAAATACGATGCTCGCCCAGATTATTCGCACCGTAGAGGCGGCCCAGACCCGCAAGGCTCCCGTGCAAAAAATGGCAGATACCATTGCGGGATATTTTGCCTATGGGGTGATGGCTTTGGCGGTGTTGGTCTTTTTATTTTGGGAGCTGATCGGTAGCCAACTCTGGTTAGATCCAGGGGCGACGAACCCAGAAATATTAAGCCTGAAATTGGCGATCGCCGTTTTGGTGGTGGCCTGTCCCTGTGCCTTGGGGTTAGCGACGCCCACGGCTCTCCTGGTGGGGACAAGTCTTGGGGCTGAGCAGGGCATTTTAATCAAAGGGGGGGATATCCTCGAACGCCTCAATCAACTGACCACCGTTGTTTTTGATAAAACAGGCACCCTCACCCAGGGCAAACCGCAGATTGTCGAGTGGGTTAGCTTTGCCCCTTGGTCGCAAGATTCCCTGCTGCAATGGGCCGCGAGCCTGGAACAGCGCAGCACCCATCCCTATGGCCAAGCCTTTGTGGCGATCGCCCAACAGCAAAACCAAGAACTCTTTGCCCCTGATCAGGTTGAAACCGCTTTGGGTAAAGGCATTGTCGGTCAAGTGAATGGCCAGTCGGTACATATTGGCAACCAAGCCTGGCTTGAGACCGCCCAAATTACAATCCCGGAAGCCTGCCATCACCATCTCGAAACCTGGTCAGCCACGGGCAAAACCACCATTTTTATTGCCATCGATCACCAGGTGGCTGGTTTATTGGCGATCGCCGATCCAATTCGTCCCGATGCCGCCGCCTTGATCGAAAATCTACGCGCCAGAAATCTAGAAGTAATCCTCCTCAGTGGCGATCAAGCGCCCGTCGTCAAAAATCTCGCTCAAACTCTCCAGCTTGATCATTATCAAGGTGCCCTTTCCCCCATCGAAAAAGCCGCCACACTCCGCACCCTCCAGGCTCAACAAAAAGTAGTCGCGATGATCGGTGATGGCATTAACGACGCGCCAGCCCTCGCCACCGCCGATATTGGCATTTCCCTCCAGGGGAGTACTGATGTTGCCCTCGCCACCGCCGACATTATCCTCATGGGCGATCGCCTGATGGATTTTGAGCAAACCCTTCATCTGAGCCAAGCGACCGTCAAAGTGATCTACCAGAATTTGATCTGGGCCTTTGGCTATAACCTCATCGCAATTCCCCTCGCCGCAGGGATTCTCTTGCCGCAATTTAACTTCACCCTCAGTCCCGCTGTGGCCGCAGGCTTAATGGCCATGAGTTCTGTATTAGTTGTGACGAATTCTCTCACCTTGAAAAAATCGTTCCAAAAAACAAATCAAAATCCTCAATAA